Below is a genomic region from Ziziphus jujuba cultivar Dongzao chromosome 7, ASM3175591v1.
TAGAAGATAATCTGCTGCTTGTTTTTTTGGCAATGATTTGTGACATGATCTCTGTATTTTCTGACACAATTTTTCATGGCATCCTCTCCATTTCTGTCTGTGCAGCAACAAGGATACTGTTctggtgttttagaatttcaATCTTTGGGCTCCATGAATAGTGCCATACAggtatctccattttttctttctgtttctcTAAAAGTTTCATTTGCAAGTACTGGGAATAGAATAAATGCATTCCATCTTCTCTTGTTTCTTGAACCACCAACTATAAAGCGCCatatgttatttatatattcattattTCTGGGATCTTCGTTTATTCCTTTTGTCTTCTTCCTGCAGATTCTTGTAATGCCGTCTACTTGAATGATAATCTTCATGTTTGGACCTTCTATTTGCAACTAAAATGCATCTAAATCTGTTTTAATTTTCCTGCATGGCCTTTCTCCAACAGCTAATGCACCCATTTTCAGAAAGCAAGGGAACCATGTTTGTTGTCCTTTGCTGATAGCTTGATAACTGAGCAAAAGGCTCCAAATGCAcatgttttgatttattttggaGCTCCTTTTCCCGATTATGGTCATTAGAATGTGTCTAGAAGCAATCCAGTGGAAGGATCACTTGTAAATATagtggctattaaattgattTCAGCAGCATATTACTTTTCTATTTGAAGGATAGAATGTCTAAAATAGATTTGATGACCAGTGAAAATTCTGTATTAGTTACGAAGAAAGTTTATCGGTTAATGACATTTACTCTTCCTTGGGGGGATGGGGGTTGTTGGTAATTGTACTTTAGCAAATGCTCTGTTTCATTCTATCTTATATGCAcccctcttctctctctttcacctttcttattttattttattttttcctgtcATGGAGATCTATCAAAGGTTTTTTTTCACCTTTTGCCGATAGGTATTACTATCTTTTATAGTAATGTGACATATTAGGTTTTCCTTTGACCGATAAGATTTTCTAGCATTTCTTGTTGTGGATCTTTGGCTTGGCATAAATTTAAGACTAAGCTTTCTTCCACATAGTGGAAGAAAACCCCAGTTAGGAGTCATAGGACCATTGAGTAATCTTCTAATCACACTTGGAAGAATATTTGAACTCAAATCCTGGTTTACCACTTCGAAGTGTGGTGTAAAGCCATAAAGTTGATATGTTCCTCATGgtatattgttttgttttaaaaattaagaattgaTTATCTGGTTTAGTGTTAATATGCATATATCCCATTGCCAGGTGCAGggattcttttattaatttattgtgatAGCTTTAACTGATCCACCTTCTGTTATGTTTTATCCCCTTTCTAAATTTACCCATTAGTGCTTCTAGTCctttgtaaataaataaatgtccaaatttttaatatcattcGTATGATCAGGCAACGCACTGGTTGTTAGACTGGTTTactgcgatttttttttttttttccctcttactttatggtttttattgtttaagaCTGCTGGGAACGAATGTTGGGCagaatttatatttgatttatcaatatctcaatttttttttttgttggtgggTTTTGACCATTTGGTGTTTTGAGGTCGATTTAGGGTTTAGATTTTGAGCTTTTGCTCCTTTTAGATCCAAGTAATATATCACTGTTGATATAAGAACATTCTTTTTTTAGGGTTTCCTTAGAATGCGGCTATTCATGTATCAAGCTGTTTCCCTTTTCAACAAAAATGTGGGTAAATTAAAATATGGCAAGTGCTTGTCTTGTTCATTTTCCATCTTGCTAATCCAAAACAGTCCACATTTTCGTCTATATATGTTGTTTTAAAATTCAACCTGGTTCTGTACTTTGATCATTCTTAGAAATAAGTTGGTGGTTGGTAATGCTGTCGATATCTATGTTAAACTAAATGAGCCTAATGCTAGTTTCTCCATCTCTCTTACTAGTTGGACCTTGTTTATCTAACtttgttttggtttcaaaagTTATGGAGGTATGAGATAGTAATATTCCGTTGTTGGTTTTTGACAGAATGTTTGCAGACAGCAACTTCTCCAACAGCTCACAGTGCCCAATTTGTTGGAAATGCTTTCGTTGATCagtattattaaattctccacaACTCTCCAGAATTGGTCTATAGGTTTTATCAAGATTCAAGTGTGATCAGCCGTCCTGATTCTAATGGTGTGATGACATACTGTGACTACCATGCAAGTAAGCTTCTTGGGCCAGTAATTCACTGTTGTGTTATTgtcattgttttgtttttttctgggttctttttttttttttttttttttttgttttatttgtttataaatataaattgaaatgCAAAAAGTTGCGATGTTTTCATTTACATAAATAACTAATGCTTGATTTTGAAGATATTTGATTTTGCAGAAACCTGCGTAAACATGTCAAAAGTTCTGTTTCTTTGCCCTTGAACTTTTCTCTACTTGTTGTTTGCATTGATCTGTGGcccccttttcttttctactcTATTGGAACATACTTAAATGTTCATATCTACCCAGTTAAGCTATGATCTAGAATAAGTGGGTCTTTCTTAGTTATCGGTCTCAGTCATATCTCTTAAGATAAACTAATATTAAAGTTTGTTAGTGCGTTATGcctattttccatttttctttttttttttttgaaattgactGGTAATAGTAGTACGCCATTTTGAAGGTTTCATGAACAAGTATTGGACTGAATATTGTGATTTTAATGACTCTTAGAAGTTAGAATTACTCACTTCAAAAATAttgctacatttttttttcttggagcAGGTTATTAACAAAAAGATCCTTTCCTTTGATTATAAGGACTACGTGGTTGACATAAAGACTGCAGATGCGCAGAAGTCATACAAGGAAGGGGTCACTGTGCTAGTAACTGGATGTTTAACGGGCAAGGATAACTTGAAAAGGAAATTTGCACAATCATTTTTTCTTGCCCCTCAAGACAATGGGTATTACGTCTTAAATGATGTGTTTAGGTATGTAGAAGAGGTAGAGCAGTTGGAAAGTGGTACGGTTAATGGAGTTGATGCTGCTGCACCACCCAGCACCCTCCTTGATATCAGAACCTGGCAGGTTTGCTATCTTGTGTCATTTGTTGTGTACTTCACCCTGAACTCTTATATAGttcccaaaaaaatttttgcAGAACCAAATCATGTTCCTGATCCTCCTGCACCAGACCCAGCAACTGCCCATGAGGATGCAGATCAAATTGTTGTTGAGAAGGCCTATGATGCATCAGAGCATGAGAGAGAATTAGTCAATGAAAAAAAGCCTGTTGCAGAAATCACATCTCATTCTCATGCGAATGATGTCACTGTGGACGTCGAATCATCTCCTGCTGCAGCCCTAGAAGATGCTCCAAAAAAGTTATATGCCTCAATTGTGAGTTGACGAAtgctccttttttttgtttcca
It encodes:
- the LOC112489581 gene encoding nuclear transport factor 2 isoform X2, with translation MQDYVVDIKTADAQKSYKEGVTVLVTGCLTGKDNLKRKFAQSFFLAPQDNGYYVLNDVFRYVEEVEQLESGTVNGVDAAAPPSTLLDIRTWQVCYLVSFVVYFTLNSYIVPKKIFAEPNHVPDPPAPDPATAHEDADQIVVEKAYDASEHERELVNEKKPVAEITSHSHANDVTVDVESSPAAALEDAPKKLYASIVNVPKGSLGPTQVYVPTNFLNVSSKKVENQPAESAAPASVPEASAPSSTGTPDSSNTNEEGKPLCCLSLTEWPCRQQLLQQLIVPNLLEMLWFQYYKILHSSPELVYRFYQV
- the LOC112489581 gene encoding nuclear transport factor 2 isoform X1, whose product is MQVINKKILSFDYKDYVVDIKTADAQKSYKEGVTVLVTGCLTGKDNLKRKFAQSFFLAPQDNGYYVLNDVFRYVEEVEQLESGTVNGVDAAAPPSTLLDIRTWQVCYLVSFVVYFTLNSYIVPKKIFAEPNHVPDPPAPDPATAHEDADQIVVEKAYDASEHERELVNEKKPVAEITSHSHANDVTVDVESSPAAALEDAPKKLYASIVNVPKGSLGPTQVYVPTNFLNVSSKKVENQPAESAAPASVPEASAPSSTGTPDSSNTNEEGKPLCCLSLTEWPCRQQLLQQLIVPNLLEMLWFQYYKILHSSPELVYRFYQV